One Bemisia tabaci chromosome 4, PGI_BMITA_v3 genomic window, TTTCGTTGTATTTCCCTTTTCAGATCTGAAATGAGAGAAAGTCTCATAAATAATGTCATGAACAGACTATAATATAAGCTGATGGTGCATATTGACAGGTTAGCACGATACATTACTTCCTTAAAGCGTCAACACACTTCTCAAGAAATCAGCTATCCTCAGCTTAGTGTTGAGAGTAAATATTCGATTCAAGTTGCCCAATCTTCTGTCTCACTCTGAAAAAGTAGGAACACATTTGACATGGACTCGACAAGTGAAGTTCACATCAATGGCCAAAAAGCGAAACCATGTACTTCTGTTTataacgttgcagacctcctgtcatacttgacTTTTTCGTCAGAAAACCagtcaatgtattttcttcaaacctccttgatttttcctctctattagCATAATATTTAGTgtaaatttcaaactataaagttggtttgtttctcttcaaaaaaataaagtagaggCGGAAGTTTTGAAATACTGGAGAAGCAAAGATAGAGATGCATTGTTCTGAACTTCAGCAATATCATCTCTGatacaaaacaaacaaacaaaaaaaaaaacaaaaaaaaaactacttatttGTAAGATCAGATGAATTTTAGATGCTCAGTCTAATTGACAGACACATTCAACTGATCAAGCACCATTTGGATTCTTCTATATTGAGTGCTGCTTGGAAAAACAAGTTCAGGTGGTACTTTTTCAATGGTCCATCTGAGAGGCTGGAGGCGGATTGTTTGGGACGACACCAAAGTATACACAACTAAAGCTGAGGATCTATCAAGGTGATGAAACATTACGGTTAATCAAGCAGAATAGATGATGCTGTACCTTATTTAAGTTTGAGTGGGTACAATGGGTATGATGTCGCGTTAAAGTGCAGAACTAGACAGTTCGGCTGTTATTTAGAGGTGACTCATGACAGCCTATTAAAATCTTTGAGCATAGGTTGCGTTTGAAACTCTAATGGTTCCGTGCTTAATTTATCTGATTATTTAAAAGGTGAAATACATAATATAATGATCTGACAAGGACAGCGACACCAGCTAGGCAAGGGCGTTCTCAAATTCTGCTTTGTAATATTTCTTGGATGAACTTACTGAAGAGAACTTACATCATTGAATTCAGGCAGTGTTTGCGGTTTCAATATTTGAATCAGAGACACTTAAcagtaaaatttgtttaaagaCCTAAGAATAAACTGTAATGTGACCACTTCCTCCTTTTGCTGATAAGAAACTCTTCGTCTTCGATTGATTTGTTTTATTGACGTATAATActatctagaccgcgcattgggcccgactttgggcggggaaggtaagacagctaggggggtaaagacgcgccttcagcttagttgataccgccggatatacgagctaagtgtacccgtatcaggcaacggcactggcaagactggcatttccacgaattccaccattgtctcgccggtacacttgctgtgtgttgctgggttgcctatcgtctcgctTGAATTTcgtaatgcgcggtctagattgtattatacgtcaatgatTTGTTTTGACTTATGGTTCATTATCAAAAAGTTCATCAGTTCGATAGAGGGAATTTTGTAACTACCTCAAGTGTGGCATGAAaaatgttaggttaggttcagTGTTCAGTAATGTAAGTATCGTTCAAGTTTCAGGTAAGTAAAAAGCAAAAGTATCAACAAGATTGCTTAAATCTCCAATCGCCCTCCGTAatacttgtgaatatttttcacttcTTCTCTCTAAAGAAATCAAgataaaggaagaaaatttctcaaattctgTACGCTAATTTTTGTGTGGAATAAAGTACCAGCAAACATCAGTCTATTGCCGAATGTAAGTATTATTTATCTTCAAACAATCCCAATCACTAGTTTCCTCCGCCACGCTGTTCTTGTGAAGTGTGAACGCTTAAGGAAGTAGACGAAGTTAACAAATAATCCTATAAATCTCATTTTTAATAAGTTTcctattgaaattttggttacattCGGAATGCTGGTGCACCCTTCCGCTCTTCTCGACCTAATGATCCAGTAAGATGAAGCAAATCAATAAAAGAGATAATTAAGTCTTCTTAGGCACATTGTATTTTCTAACAGCCAAAAAATATCATCTTCAGAATGCGTTATAAGTTCAAGGTACTTACCGTCGGCTGCCCTAAATGATAAGAGTTTACCATTTTGACTATTATTAGAGAGGAATGGTCCTAGATAATGCACTTCCTATTATTTTATGAAACAGTGAAATTCACCAACTGAGTTTCATCCTTTAAGAACATCCTTTGAATTGATAGCATCTTTACCATTATTCCCAAAATATACGGCAAGGATGCATTTTCTCAAACTAGAACTCCTGGATTATTACCTGAAGATTAAGTAGAATCTATGATAGCTGAGTAAGTTTGTACACACTATCAGAGTGAGATGGAAAATGAGCCATCTTCAGTATAGCATTGAAAGTACATTCTAACTGGGAAATCTACCCTCTCCTTCATCAATTGCATAAACATATTTGGCATGAACCGTATCATACTCTCACAAGGGGCTAATCCAGCAGTCTAGATCGTTTTACATCAATAAACCGTCATTAACACCCTCTTTCCCTTAGATAGTCAGGCATATGACATCTTCTAATCTCTCCCTTTCACTCACTTCTACCTCCACGCTGCCGTCGTTTGAGAAGAATCCAATTAAAAACTTGTTTACGTTAAACTATTTTCTGTTTTTAGACTAGCACATTTGGCTCTCtggaaagttaaaattatcTCTTTTTTCTGCTGGAAAAGACAAACCTCAAGATTATGTAGCGTTAATTCCATGTGAAAGTGATTTTGGCTTATTTTGTGAGAACTTTGAATTTGAGCTATCGAAAGTAAATGGTTCACatcattgaaaataataaattcgAAGTGGTCTAGTCCTAAGTATGTGTTCTAAGAGAGAAGAAAGTGACGTTGTAATTTGACGATGAATTTTGAGCCTCAAACATGGCctgtaaaaaaattttgttgattaGTTCTAAGACCTTGTTTCTAGAGCTgctaactttcaaatttcatgtCGAACATCAAGTATTTTACGATTTCTAGTGTTTATTTTATGCCAGATAATTCGCGAATCACTTCTACATTTATATTGACATCATTGACTGGATTTTCAGGTTTTCAGTTTGAAAGTTCCTTTTTTCATGAGAGGTCACGAAGCCTCAATAATGAAACCAGATCTATCCAACCGCTTGAATAATCTCTGATTGCTCATCATTCTGTATTTTTGCAGCTGTCGGAGTTGGAAAAATGCCAAAAGCAGCTCAGGTCAAAGGGAATGAGGCCTTCCATCGCATGAACTACCTGCAGCAATTAGCAAATTACATAGCTCCTTTGAACACCGAACTGGCTGCACAGTATTCGGAGCTCATGAAAGCCATCCGGCAACGCACTCTCACCCGGTGGGCCCCAGAGGTGAAACACAACTTTTGCAAAGGCTGCAACGCTGTTCTCATTCCTGGAGATACGCAACAGTTACGAttgcataaaaaaaaaggacaGCGTCTAGTAAGAACCTGTCTACGCTGCGGAACAATTCGACGAATGGGCACTAGAAAAGGCTATCGTGTTTGGGGAGATAAAGATGAAGCCAATGTCAGTACATAATGCTGCCTCTGAGTTCACTATTATATCACAGGAGAGCTTTTTCATTTCTCGAGAGGTGTTGGAGGCATGAAAAATGGTGGGAAGCTATTATTTCAAAGTTGATCAACATTTTAACTTAGAAGCACACTACCGAACAACTAAACTTGAGGTTGAAGTTCTGAAGGGTGGTGTTTTGGCAGATTTTATGGGTGGTGTTTTTCTTAGAAGATACTGAAGTGAATAAACTTCAAGACATCAATAAAATTTGCTGAGCTATCCATTTTCCTTTCAACGATCAGCAAAGAACGCAATGGAACAGTTCAGAAGTAAGTTTCAGCTGTCCATAGGATGTCACGCGAATAACAAAAGAATTTAAAGGGTGATTCTAGTGAACAAAATTAGACATTTTTACCCACTGACCATTACTTTGGAAATCAAACCCCTCTGAGGTACAGTGGTGCAAATAAGATGCTAGAAGAATTTTCATTGTCATGGAGTTTGGCTCTCCTCGGAAATTTTCCATATAGGTATATCAATAAAAATTGTCGGCAgagtgtcaaaatttcagatgctGCAAGTTGAGTTTTTGCCGAAATAAATATAGCAAAGATGACTGTCTTTCAGCTACGTATGAGTTTTCAAAAGAGGTGTATCAGAAATAGACAGCTGAGGCCCGTGTCAGCCTTGACTTGTTCAGCTTTTTACCAGACATTAacaataaaatcaatttttcatcaaaatcactCAGCCACTTGTATGTTTGTTCACTCATGAGCGACAAGAGGGTTTGCTTTTTTGTTGATTGTAAAAACTGTTTCTGTAACAGATTACTCCAAGTAT contains:
- the Rpp21 gene encoding ribonuclease P protein subunit p21, yielding MKNVRLGSVFSNVSIVQVSAVGVGKMPKAAQVKGNEAFHRMNYLQQLANYIAPLNTELAAQYSELMKAIRQRTLTRWAPEVKHNFCKGCNAVLIPGDTQQLRLHKKKGQRLVRTCLRCGTIRRMGTRKGYRVWGDKDEANVST